In one Corallococcus sp. EGB genomic region, the following are encoded:
- a CDS encoding efflux RND transporter periplasmic adaptor subunit, with protein sequence MAGTTPHREGFLGVIVASGSVDVAARMEGTVERMNAQVGDTVRQGAVLAQLDTRALQRELAVAQASLQAGEAEQHIASIALTEMQERLQRRADPRQRALGALSEEEVATARYQEQTAVGRLRAAEAVVAERKARVAQISQKLSDASVLAPFDGQVANRYLDTGAMVSPGRALYHLIRSGAQQVRFAIPEDQAADLTVGTRLSVEVPSLKQILEGRVAHVAPEVDAASRMILAIASVPREDSSAPVSSGVVVRVFVQVEAPSQAATP encoded by the coding sequence GTGGCTGGGACGACGCCCCATCGCGAAGGATTCCTCGGCGTCATCGTCGCCAGCGGCAGCGTGGACGTGGCCGCGCGGATGGAGGGCACCGTCGAGCGCATGAACGCGCAGGTGGGAGACACCGTGCGCCAGGGCGCCGTCCTCGCCCAACTGGACACGCGGGCCCTGCAACGGGAGCTGGCCGTGGCGCAGGCGTCGCTCCAGGCGGGCGAGGCGGAGCAACACATCGCCTCCATCGCGCTCACGGAGATGCAGGAGCGGCTCCAGCGCCGGGCCGATCCGCGGCAGCGGGCCCTGGGCGCCCTCTCCGAGGAGGAGGTGGCCACGGCTCGCTACCAGGAGCAGACCGCCGTGGGCCGCCTGCGCGCGGCGGAGGCCGTCGTGGCCGAGCGCAAGGCTCGGGTGGCGCAGATCTCCCAGAAGCTCTCCGATGCCTCCGTGCTCGCGCCCTTCGACGGACAGGTGGCGAACCGCTACCTGGACACCGGCGCGATGGTGTCCCCCGGCCGCGCCCTCTACCACCTCATCCGCTCCGGGGCGCAGCAGGTGCGCTTCGCCATCCCAGAGGACCAGGCGGCGGACCTCACCGTGGGGACGCGGCTGTCCGTGGAGGTCCCGTCCCTGAAGCAGATCCTGGAGGGCAGGGTGGCGCACGTGGCGCCAGAGGTGGACGCGGCCTCACGCATGATCCTGGCCATCGCGAGCGTGCCCCGCGAGGACTCCTCCGCGCCGGTGTCTTCGGGCGTCGTGGTGCGGGTGTTCGTCCAGGTCGAGGCTCCTTCCCAGGCGGCCACGCCATGA
- a CDS encoding type 2 lanthipeptide synthetase LanM family protein → MREGSKMGAWERAAFLHEREATDADPSAPALQKAEARHQAWRRSTLGDEASFDERLRGVGLDAASFVRRLAAGTARPEALTWRPLLEEVLADRAADVVLPPPVDAGPRMRVPSLTRRFLQLGLRRLRTGIAALAARTKRAADTLLDARAVAWLVEALEQRLIQAATRSLVLELNVARLRGELVGETPQARFEHFALHALEAPGRLTAFLEEYPVLARLLVTHLERWLHTSLELLTRLAEDREALVALLDAGVDPGPLVEVRAGAGDSHREGRSVALLTFRSGLRVVYKPRSLEIEARYQDLLEQLERWGLRRPHRRLKVLTRESHGWVEYVETGGCEDRDAVARFYWRQGSHLALVYLLRGVDLHSGNLLAAGEFPVLVDLEGLFHQLAIPRTDDTAMSRAARLLERSVISSGLLPTLLFGREGQAGVDLSGLGGEAGQLFPYAAPTLEDRARDTLHVVRRQPATAAAHNRPLLHGQPVDVTAFAACIEEGFQETYSLLLQHRETVARTLEGFRDVEVRHIARATMRYGFLLQEGLHPDFLRDALDRDQLLDKLWAEVRVRPALARLTASEHEDLRLGDVPVFTARPGSRHVWDSRGRCIPDHLPRPALEGSLQLLESLSAEDCAAQVALIRQSLVTLEREQEPMPRAPGPTTGDTLPPPAMPEACLAGAIQLGERLAAQAIHGTHDAGWIGMGLQDLERRRWGLSPLHTDLFDGVGGPALFFGYLAAVTGREDFRSLARRAAMPVREAWRASESQHPPGVGAFSGRASHVYVLSHLAVALGDAALLEEVHAGLGSLEARIDADTALDLVAGVAGAALVLMRLHQQTGSEEALRLARRCGERMLQTASDAEHGGRAWVVPTAGRALTGLAHGASGFIWALLELAALTGDERYREAARQGLAFERALFVPERGNWKDLRTSKNGEPMVPGGFMTAWCNGAAGGALARLLSLRHLDDARLRDELRAGLATVQREGFGGSHCLCHGDVGNLEVLHLAGEVLGEEAWKQAARSRAARVLAQGLDGTWRCGLPRFTEAPGLMLGLAGIGMGLLRLAAPDVVPSVLALQAPRRGPFPSSAP, encoded by the coding sequence ATGCGTGAGGGCTCGAAGATGGGTGCGTGGGAACGGGCAGCCTTCCTCCATGAGCGGGAGGCCACGGATGCGGACCCTTCCGCCCCGGCGCTCCAGAAGGCCGAGGCGCGCCACCAGGCGTGGCGGCGCAGCACGCTGGGCGATGAGGCGTCCTTCGACGAGCGGCTCCGCGGCGTGGGACTCGACGCGGCCTCCTTCGTGCGCAGGCTCGCCGCGGGCACCGCGCGGCCCGAAGCCCTGACGTGGCGGCCACTCCTCGAGGAAGTGCTGGCGGACCGCGCGGCCGATGTCGTCCTGCCGCCCCCCGTGGACGCGGGCCCGCGGATGCGTGTGCCGTCCCTGACCCGCCGGTTCCTCCAACTGGGCCTTCGCCGGCTGCGCACCGGAATCGCGGCACTGGCCGCCCGGACGAAGCGGGCCGCGGACACGTTGCTGGACGCGCGCGCCGTGGCCTGGCTCGTGGAGGCGCTGGAGCAGCGGTTGATCCAGGCCGCGACCCGGTCCCTGGTGCTGGAGCTCAACGTGGCCCGGCTCCGGGGCGAGCTGGTGGGCGAGACGCCTCAAGCGCGCTTCGAGCACTTCGCCCTGCACGCCCTGGAGGCCCCGGGCCGGCTCACCGCGTTCCTGGAGGAGTACCCGGTCCTGGCGCGACTGCTGGTGACGCACCTGGAGCGCTGGCTCCATACGAGCCTGGAGCTGCTGACGCGCCTGGCGGAGGACCGCGAGGCATTGGTGGCCCTGCTGGACGCGGGCGTGGATCCGGGCCCGCTCGTGGAGGTGCGCGCCGGAGCGGGCGACTCACACCGCGAGGGCCGCAGCGTGGCGCTGCTGACCTTCCGCTCCGGACTGCGCGTCGTCTACAAGCCGCGGTCGCTGGAGATCGAAGCGCGCTACCAGGACCTGCTGGAGCAGCTGGAGCGCTGGGGGTTGCGCCGTCCGCACCGCCGCTTGAAGGTGCTCACGCGCGAGTCGCACGGCTGGGTGGAGTACGTGGAGACCGGCGGGTGCGAGGACCGCGACGCCGTGGCGCGCTTCTACTGGCGTCAGGGCAGCCACCTGGCGCTGGTGTATCTGCTGCGCGGGGTGGACCTCCACTCCGGCAACCTCCTCGCCGCCGGGGAGTTCCCCGTCCTGGTGGACCTGGAGGGGCTCTTCCACCAGCTGGCCATCCCTCGTACCGATGACACGGCGATGTCCCGGGCCGCGCGCCTGCTCGAGCGGTCCGTGATCAGCAGCGGCCTGCTGCCCACGCTGCTCTTCGGCAGGGAGGGCCAGGCCGGCGTGGACCTGAGCGGGCTGGGCGGCGAGGCCGGTCAGCTCTTCCCCTACGCCGCGCCCACGCTGGAGGACCGCGCACGGGACACCCTGCACGTCGTCCGCCGGCAGCCGGCCACGGCAGCGGCCCACAATCGCCCGCTGCTCCACGGGCAGCCCGTGGACGTCACCGCGTTCGCGGCGTGCATCGAAGAGGGCTTCCAGGAGACCTACTCGCTGCTGCTCCAGCATCGCGAGACGGTGGCGCGGACACTCGAAGGTTTCCGGGACGTGGAGGTGCGTCACATCGCCCGCGCGACGATGCGCTACGGCTTCCTCCTCCAGGAGGGCCTCCACCCGGACTTCCTGCGCGACGCGCTCGACAGGGATCAGCTGCTCGACAAGCTGTGGGCGGAGGTTCGCGTGCGCCCCGCGCTGGCGCGGCTCACGGCCTCCGAGCACGAGGACCTCCGGCTGGGCGACGTGCCCGTCTTCACCGCCCGGCCCGGCTCCCGCCACGTCTGGGACAGCCGGGGGCGCTGCATCCCGGATCATCTGCCGCGCCCCGCCCTGGAGGGCTCGCTCCAACTGCTGGAGTCCCTGAGCGCCGAGGACTGCGCCGCGCAGGTGGCGCTCATCCGTCAGTCACTGGTGACGCTCGAACGGGAGCAGGAGCCGATGCCCCGCGCGCCGGGGCCAACCACCGGAGACACCCTGCCCCCTCCCGCCATGCCCGAGGCGTGCCTGGCTGGCGCGATCCAACTGGGCGAGCGGCTGGCGGCCCAAGCCATCCATGGCACGCACGACGCTGGCTGGATTGGAATGGGCCTTCAGGACCTGGAGCGTCGCCGGTGGGGACTCTCCCCGCTGCACACGGACCTCTTCGATGGCGTCGGAGGCCCGGCGCTCTTCTTCGGCTACCTGGCGGCGGTGACGGGCCGGGAGGACTTCAGGTCGCTGGCGCGCAGGGCGGCGATGCCGGTGCGCGAAGCGTGGCGCGCGTCCGAGTCCCAGCACCCTCCCGGCGTGGGGGCTTTCTCGGGCCGTGCGTCGCACGTCTATGTCCTCAGCCACCTCGCCGTGGCGCTGGGCGACGCCGCGCTGCTGGAGGAGGTCCACGCGGGCCTGGGCTCGCTGGAGGCGAGGATCGACGCGGACACGGCGCTGGACCTGGTCGCGGGCGTCGCGGGGGCCGCGCTGGTGCTGATGCGGCTCCACCAGCAGACCGGCAGCGAGGAGGCGCTCCGGCTGGCGCGGCGGTGCGGAGAGCGGATGCTCCAGACCGCGAGCGACGCCGAGCACGGAGGCCGCGCCTGGGTGGTGCCCACGGCGGGTCGCGCGCTCACGGGCCTGGCCCACGGCGCATCCGGCTTCATCTGGGCCCTGCTGGAGCTGGCCGCGCTCACCGGCGACGAGCGCTACCGGGAGGCCGCGCGCCAGGGCCTCGCCTTCGAACGGGCCTTGTTCGTTCCGGAGCGCGGCAACTGGAAGGATTTGCGCACGTCGAAGAACGGCGAGCCGATGGTGCCCGGCGGCTTCATGACGGCCTGGTGCAACGGGGCCGCGGGCGGCGCCCTGGCCCGGCTGTTGTCCCTGCGCCACCTGGACGATGCGCGGCTGCGCGACGAGCTTCGCGCGGGGCTCGCCACCGTGCAGCGAGAGGGCTTCGGCGGCAGCCACTGCCTCTGCCACGGGGACGTGGGCAACCTGGAGGTGCTGCACCTGGCGGGAGAGGTGCTGGGCGAGGAGGCCTGGAAGCAGGCCGCGCGCTCGCGAGCCGCGCGGGTGCTGGCGCAGGGCCTCGATGGGACATGGCGCTGTGGCCTGCCCCGGTTCACCGAGGCCCCCGGGCTGATGCTGGGATTGGCCGGCATCGGGATGGGGCTCCTGCGCCTCGCCGCGCCCGACGTCGTGCCGTCCGTGCTGGCGTTGCAGGCTCCCCGCCGCGGCCCCTTCCCTTCATCCGCGCCCTGA
- a CDS encoding HlyD family efflux transporter periplasmic adaptor subunit, with amino-acid sequence MTSRPSPFRKEALEYRQRAHAESGGDVLRISPAWTRWAYGLLVGVMVCSLLFFCVGTLFEYASGPALIRVEGKTDLTVAFSGVVLTVDVQPGQRVVAGQPLVHFASEQEQGTLARISREFELQLVRYLRDPTDEGARQALTGLRAERELAQARLEERTLRAPHAGVVGDVRLQPGQYISSGMRALSLLGDDATVAVLAFLPGQYRPLLVPGMDLRLELQGFAYEYRDLVIESVGDQIIGPGEARRYLGPELADAIPLEGALVLVRARLPLRTFVREGRTFNYYDGMPARAEARVKAESILLTLVPGLKELLPHGG; translated from the coding sequence ATGACGTCCCGGCCGAGCCCGTTCCGCAAGGAGGCGCTGGAGTACCGGCAGCGGGCCCACGCGGAGTCTGGTGGGGACGTCTTGCGGATCAGCCCCGCGTGGACCCGGTGGGCCTACGGGTTGCTCGTGGGCGTGATGGTCTGCTCGCTGCTCTTCTTCTGCGTGGGCACGCTCTTCGAGTATGCGTCGGGCCCCGCGCTCATCCGCGTGGAGGGCAAGACGGACCTGACGGTCGCGTTCTCCGGCGTGGTGCTGACGGTGGACGTGCAGCCCGGTCAGCGGGTCGTGGCGGGCCAGCCGCTGGTGCACTTCGCGTCCGAACAGGAGCAGGGGACCCTGGCGCGCATCTCCCGCGAGTTCGAGCTGCAACTCGTCCGCTACCTGCGCGACCCCACGGACGAGGGCGCGCGCCAGGCGCTCACGGGGCTTCGCGCCGAACGTGAGCTGGCCCAGGCCCGTCTGGAGGAGCGCACGCTGCGGGCGCCCCACGCGGGCGTCGTGGGGGACGTGCGGCTCCAGCCCGGGCAGTACATCTCCTCGGGCATGCGCGCGCTGTCGCTGTTGGGAGATGACGCGACGGTGGCGGTGCTGGCCTTCCTGCCGGGCCAGTACCGTCCGCTGCTCGTGCCGGGCATGGACCTGCGCCTGGAGCTGCAGGGCTTCGCCTACGAGTACCGCGACCTCGTCATCGAGTCCGTGGGTGATCAGATCATCGGGCCTGGTGAAGCGCGGCGCTACCTGGGCCCGGAGCTGGCGGATGCCATTCCCCTGGAGGGCGCGCTGGTGCTCGTGCGCGCGCGGCTGCCGCTGCGGACGTTCGTCCGCGAGGGGCGGACCTTCAACTACTACGACGGCATGCCGGCACGGGCGGAGGCGCGGGTGAAGGCGGAGAGCATCCTGCTCACGCTCGTCCCCGGACTGAAGGAGCTGCTCCCCCATGGCGGATGA
- a CDS encoding mersacidin/lichenicidin family type 2 lantibiotic, giving the protein MMTPDLIIRAWKDPSFRESLTAEQRAQLPANPSGATLNELNESELLDVVGGLKDVGDFFTATNSCEYICTNLTFVC; this is encoded by the coding sequence ATGATGACTCCCGACCTGATCATCCGCGCCTGGAAGGACCCGTCGTTCCGCGAGAGCCTCACCGCCGAGCAGCGCGCTCAGCTGCCCGCGAATCCCTCGGGCGCGACGCTGAACGAGCTGAACGAGTCCGAGCTGCTGGACGTCGTTGGCGGCCTGAAGGACGTAGGCGACTTTTTCACCGCCACCAACTCCTGTGAGTACATCTGCACCAACCTGACGTTCGTGTGCTGA
- a CDS encoding SRPBCC family protein: MLKKILLGVGVVLVAFLGFVATRPSTFKVERSTTVSAPADVVYGFVADFNKVGAWSPFLKPDPARKDTYTGTPATVGHSVAWATSDGSSQGKMTIVALNPPAQLQLQLDFVKPFEVTNETVFRFESAGDGTRVTWVMSGQNGFLSKAFSVFMDMDKLVGSDFEAGLAALKNLSEAEAKAAARTVEAAAPAGTVATDTVK; the protein is encoded by the coding sequence ATGCTCAAGAAGATCCTGCTCGGTGTCGGCGTCGTCCTCGTTGCGTTCCTCGGCTTTGTCGCGACACGTCCGTCCACCTTCAAGGTGGAGCGCTCCACCACGGTGAGCGCGCCGGCCGACGTGGTGTACGGATTCGTTGCTGACTTCAACAAGGTGGGGGCCTGGTCGCCGTTCCTGAAGCCCGACCCTGCCCGGAAGGACACCTACACGGGCACTCCCGCCACGGTGGGCCACTCGGTCGCCTGGGCCACCAGCGACGGCTCCAGCCAGGGCAAGATGACGATCGTCGCGCTCAACCCGCCCGCGCAGCTCCAGCTCCAGCTCGACTTCGTCAAGCCGTTCGAGGTCACCAATGAAACGGTCTTCCGGTTCGAGTCGGCAGGGGACGGCACCCGGGTCACGTGGGTGATGAGCGGTCAGAACGGTTTCTTGAGCAAGGCATTCTCCGTGTTCATGGACATGGACAAGCTGGTCGGCTCGGACTTCGAGGCGGGGCTCGCCGCGTTGAAGAACCTCTCCGAGGCCGAGGCAAAGGCGGCGGCACGGACCGTTGAGGCCGCTGCTCCGGCCGGGACGGTGGCCACCGACACGGTGAAGTAG